In Aegilops tauschii subsp. strangulata cultivar AL8/78 chromosome 3, Aet v6.0, whole genome shotgun sequence, one genomic interval encodes:
- the LOC109771102 gene encoding receptor-like serine/threonine-protein kinase SD1-8 isoform X2, with protein MRTTRAPMIRLLLLLLLVAAACCFSSGSVAATDSIGLAESIIGNQTLVSAGGIFELGFFSPPGGRTYLGIRYAGIADRTVVWVANRNDPLVSTPGALRLAPDGRLLILDRQNSTVWSSPAPTRRITAGAVARLGDDGNFLLSSDGSGSPQSVAWQSFDYPTDTLLPGMKLGVDFKRRLTRNLTSWNTPTDPSPGQYTFKLVPGGLPEFFLFQGPKKIYASGPFNGAGLTGVPNLMSKDFIFKVVNSADETYYSYAITNPQLRSRFLMDGTAGVVQRYVWTNGQWSSFWYYPTDPCDTYGKCGAFGYCDTTQAPLCACLPGFQPRSTEQWNLRDGTGGCVRTTNLSCGAADGFWPVSRMKLPEATNATVHADMTLDQCRQACLADCSCRAYSAANVSGGINRGCVIWGVDLMDMRQYPAVVQDVFIRLAQSEVDALIAAARRQRPNRKLLIAGVAAASGVLLLGAILGCCCFWRKKRHAKTAPSSHSDVLPLRHRKHPAASPARNQRLEENRMGSEKDLDLPFFDLEAILTATDDFDPDSKIGQGGFGSVYMGKLEDGQEVAVKRLSKKSVQGVGEFKNEVKLIAKLQHRNLVKLLGCCIDDDERMLVYEFMPNNSLDTFIFDEEKRKSLVWKNRFEIIMGIARGLLYLHEDSRVRIIHRDMKASNVLLDRNMIPKISDFGIARMFGGDQTTEYTMKVIGTYGYMSPEYAMDGVFSMKSDIYSFGVLVIEIITGKRNRGFYHDELDLNLLGYAWMLWKEGRGVELLDEAMGGTFDYDVVLRCIQVALLCVQVHPRSRPLMSSVVMLLSSENATMPEPNEPGVNIGKITSDTESSQTQTGISLTETAVDAR; from the exons ATGAGGACGACACGTGCGCCGATGatccggctcctcctcctcctcctcctcgtcgcggCCGCCTGCTGCTTCTCCTCCGGCTCCGTCGCCGCCACCGACAGCATCGGCCTGGCCGAGTCCATCATCGGCAACCAGACGCTCGTCTCGGCGGGCGGGATCTTCGAGCTCGGCTTCTTCAGCCCGCCCGGCGGCCGGACGTACCTCGGCATTCGGTACGCGGGCATCGCGGACCGGACCGTCGTGTGGGTCGCCAACCGCAACGACCCGCTCGTCAGCACCCCCGGCGCCCTCCGGCTCGCCCCCGACGGCCGGCTCCTCATCCTCGACCGCCAGAACAGCACCGTCTGGTCCTCCCCGGCGCCCACCAGGCGGATCACCGCGGGCGCCGTCGCCCGGCTCGGCGACGACGGCAACTTCCTCCTCAGTTCCGACGGCAGCGGGTCGCCCCAGAGCGTGGCGTGGCAGAGCTTCGACTACCCGACGGACACGCTGCTCCCCGGCATGAAGCTCGGGGTGGACTTCAAGCGGCGCCTCACCAGGAACCTCACGTCGTGGAACACCCCGACCGACCCCTCGCCGGGGCAGTACACGTTCAAGCTCGTCCCCGGCGGGCTCCCGGAGTTCTTCCTCTTCCAGGGCCCCAAGAAGATCTACGCCAGCGGGCCGTTCAACGGCGCCGGGCTCACCGGCGTGCCCAACCTCATGTCCAAGGATTTCATCTTCAAGGTCGTCAACAGCGCCGACGAGACGTACTACAGCTACGCCATCACCAACCCGCAGCTGCGGTCGCGGTTCCTCATGGACGGCACGGCGGGGGTGGTGCAGCGCTACGTCTGGACCAACGGCCAGTGGAGCAGCTTCTGGTACTACCCGACGGACCCCTGCGACACCTACGGCAAGTGCGGGGCGTTCGGGTACTGCGACACCACCCAGGCCCCGCTCTGCGCCTGCCTGCCGGGCTTCCAGCCGCGGTCGACGGAGCAGTGGAACCTCCGGGACGGGACCGGCGGGTGCGTCAGGACGACCAACCTGAGCTGCGGCGCCGCGGACGGGTTCTGGCCGGTGAGCCGGATGAAGCTGCCGGAGGCGACCAACGCGACGGTGCACGCCGACATGACGCTGGACCAGTGCCGGCAGGCGTGCCTGGCCGACTGCAGCTGCAGGGCCTACTCCGCCGCGAACGTCAGCGGCGGGATCAACCGCGGGTGCGTCATCTGGGGCGTCGATCTGATGGACATGCGGCAGTATCCGGCCGTCGTGCAGGACGTGTTCATCCGGCTCGCGCAGTCTGAGGTCGATGCCTTGATTGCCGCAG CTCGCCGCCAGCGCCCAAACAGGAAGCTGCTGATCGCAGGCGTCGCCGCTGCTTCCGGGGTGCTTCTTCTGGGAGCCATTTTGGGCTGCTGCTGTTTCTGGAGGAAGAAACGTCATGCCAAAACGGCACCGAGTAGCCATAGCGATGTGCTTCCGCTGAGGCACAGAAAACACCCCGCGGCGAGCCCGGCACGGAACCAACGGCTGGAGGAGAATAGGATGGGTTCCGAGAAAGATCTTGACCTCCCGTTCTTCGACCTGGAAGCGATTCTGACTGCAACGGATGACTTCGACCCAGATAGTAAGATCGGGCAAGGTGGATTTGGTTCCGTCTATATG GGAAAACTTGAGGATGGACAAGAAGTAGCAGTAAAGAGGTTATCGAAGAAATCAGTACAGGGTGTTGGGGAATTCAAGAACGAGGTGAAACTGATAGCAAAGCTTCAGCATAGGAACCTTGTGAAGCTGCTCGGCTGCTGCATCGACGACGACGAGAGAATGCTTGTCTACGAGTTCATGCCCAACAACAGCCTAGACACGTTTATATTTG ATGAAGAAAAGCGCAAGTCACTAGTATGGAAGAACCGTTTTGAGATCATCATGGGGATTGCGCGGGGTCTGCTTTATCTCCATGAAGACTCCAGGGTCAGGATCATCCACAGGGATATGAAGGCAAGCAATGTGCTATTAGACAGAAATATGATCCCCAAGATCTCCGACTTCGGCATCGCGAGAATGTTTGGAGGTGATCAGACAACTGAATATACCATGAAGGTCATTGGGACATA CGGCTACATGTCTCCGGAATATGCAATGGACGGCGTCTTCTCTATGAAGTCCGATATCTATAGCTTCGGTGTCTTGGTGATAGAGATCATCACTGGCAAGAGGAATCGAGGCTTTTACCATGATGAGCTTGATCTCAACCTCCTTGGTTAT GCGTGGATGTTGTGGAAAGAAGGTCGGGGTGTGGAGCTACTGGATGAAGCAATGGGCGGCACCTTTGACTACGATGTGGTGCTCAGATGCATACAGGTCGCTCTCCTGTGTGTTCAAGTGCATCCTAGGAGCAGGCCACTGATGTCCTCAGTTGTCATGTTGCTGAGCAGTGAGAACGCAACAATGCCAGAGCCAAACGAACCTGGAGTAAACATTGGGAAGATCACGTCTGACACTGAATCGTCTCAAACACAGACAGGAATCAGCTTAACAGAAACTGCAGTGGATGCTAGGTAG
- the LOC109771102 gene encoding receptor-like serine/threonine-protein kinase SD1-8 isoform X1 has product MRTTRAPMIRLLLLLLLVAAACCFSSGSVAATDSIGLAESIIGNQTLVSAGGIFELGFFSPPGGRTYLGIRYAGIADRTVVWVANRNDPLVSTPGALRLAPDGRLLILDRQNSTVWSSPAPTRRITAGAVARLGDDGNFLLSSDGSGSPQSVAWQSFDYPTDTLLPGMKLGVDFKRRLTRNLTSWNTPTDPSPGQYTFKLVPGGLPEFFLFQGPKKIYASGPFNGAGLTGVPNLMSKDFIFKVVNSADETYYSYAITNPQLRSRFLMDGTAGVVQRYVWTNGQWSSFWYYPTDPCDTYGKCGAFGYCDTTQAPLCACLPGFQPRSTEQWNLRDGTGGCVRTTNLSCGAADGFWPVSRMKLPEATNATVHADMTLDQCRQACLADCSCRAYSAANVSGGINRGCVIWGVDLMDMRQYPAVVQDVFIRLAQSEVDALIAAARRQRPNRKLLIAGVAAASGVLLLGAILGCCCFWRKKRHAKTAPSSHSDVLPLRHRKHPAASPARNQRLEENRMGSEKDLDLPFFDLEAILTATDDFDPDSKIGQGGFGSVYMVRIYMNQLTLHKLVIFTVVDFNLMGLHCNEQGKLEDGQEVAVKRLSKKSVQGVGEFKNEVKLIAKLQHRNLVKLLGCCIDDDERMLVYEFMPNNSLDTFIFDEEKRKSLVWKNRFEIIMGIARGLLYLHEDSRVRIIHRDMKASNVLLDRNMIPKISDFGIARMFGGDQTTEYTMKVIGTYGYMSPEYAMDGVFSMKSDIYSFGVLVIEIITGKRNRGFYHDELDLNLLGYAWMLWKEGRGVELLDEAMGGTFDYDVVLRCIQVALLCVQVHPRSRPLMSSVVMLLSSENATMPEPNEPGVNIGKITSDTESSQTQTGISLTETAVDAR; this is encoded by the exons ATGAGGACGACACGTGCGCCGATGatccggctcctcctcctcctcctcctcgtcgcggCCGCCTGCTGCTTCTCCTCCGGCTCCGTCGCCGCCACCGACAGCATCGGCCTGGCCGAGTCCATCATCGGCAACCAGACGCTCGTCTCGGCGGGCGGGATCTTCGAGCTCGGCTTCTTCAGCCCGCCCGGCGGCCGGACGTACCTCGGCATTCGGTACGCGGGCATCGCGGACCGGACCGTCGTGTGGGTCGCCAACCGCAACGACCCGCTCGTCAGCACCCCCGGCGCCCTCCGGCTCGCCCCCGACGGCCGGCTCCTCATCCTCGACCGCCAGAACAGCACCGTCTGGTCCTCCCCGGCGCCCACCAGGCGGATCACCGCGGGCGCCGTCGCCCGGCTCGGCGACGACGGCAACTTCCTCCTCAGTTCCGACGGCAGCGGGTCGCCCCAGAGCGTGGCGTGGCAGAGCTTCGACTACCCGACGGACACGCTGCTCCCCGGCATGAAGCTCGGGGTGGACTTCAAGCGGCGCCTCACCAGGAACCTCACGTCGTGGAACACCCCGACCGACCCCTCGCCGGGGCAGTACACGTTCAAGCTCGTCCCCGGCGGGCTCCCGGAGTTCTTCCTCTTCCAGGGCCCCAAGAAGATCTACGCCAGCGGGCCGTTCAACGGCGCCGGGCTCACCGGCGTGCCCAACCTCATGTCCAAGGATTTCATCTTCAAGGTCGTCAACAGCGCCGACGAGACGTACTACAGCTACGCCATCACCAACCCGCAGCTGCGGTCGCGGTTCCTCATGGACGGCACGGCGGGGGTGGTGCAGCGCTACGTCTGGACCAACGGCCAGTGGAGCAGCTTCTGGTACTACCCGACGGACCCCTGCGACACCTACGGCAAGTGCGGGGCGTTCGGGTACTGCGACACCACCCAGGCCCCGCTCTGCGCCTGCCTGCCGGGCTTCCAGCCGCGGTCGACGGAGCAGTGGAACCTCCGGGACGGGACCGGCGGGTGCGTCAGGACGACCAACCTGAGCTGCGGCGCCGCGGACGGGTTCTGGCCGGTGAGCCGGATGAAGCTGCCGGAGGCGACCAACGCGACGGTGCACGCCGACATGACGCTGGACCAGTGCCGGCAGGCGTGCCTGGCCGACTGCAGCTGCAGGGCCTACTCCGCCGCGAACGTCAGCGGCGGGATCAACCGCGGGTGCGTCATCTGGGGCGTCGATCTGATGGACATGCGGCAGTATCCGGCCGTCGTGCAGGACGTGTTCATCCGGCTCGCGCAGTCTGAGGTCGATGCCTTGATTGCCGCAG CTCGCCGCCAGCGCCCAAACAGGAAGCTGCTGATCGCAGGCGTCGCCGCTGCTTCCGGGGTGCTTCTTCTGGGAGCCATTTTGGGCTGCTGCTGTTTCTGGAGGAAGAAACGTCATGCCAAAACGGCACCGAGTAGCCATAGCGATGTGCTTCCGCTGAGGCACAGAAAACACCCCGCGGCGAGCCCGGCACGGAACCAACGGCTGGAGGAGAATAGGATGGGTTCCGAGAAAGATCTTGACCTCCCGTTCTTCGACCTGGAAGCGATTCTGACTGCAACGGATGACTTCGACCCAGATAGTAAGATCGGGCAAGGTGGATTTGGTTCCGTCTATATGGTACGTATATATATGAATCAATTAACGTTACATAAGCTTGTTATTTTTACTGTTGTGGATTTTAATTTAATGGGTCTGCATTGCAATGAGCAGGGAAAACTTGAGGATGGACAAGAAGTAGCAGTAAAGAGGTTATCGAAGAAATCAGTACAGGGTGTTGGGGAATTCAAGAACGAGGTGAAACTGATAGCAAAGCTTCAGCATAGGAACCTTGTGAAGCTGCTCGGCTGCTGCATCGACGACGACGAGAGAATGCTTGTCTACGAGTTCATGCCCAACAACAGCCTAGACACGTTTATATTTG ATGAAGAAAAGCGCAAGTCACTAGTATGGAAGAACCGTTTTGAGATCATCATGGGGATTGCGCGGGGTCTGCTTTATCTCCATGAAGACTCCAGGGTCAGGATCATCCACAGGGATATGAAGGCAAGCAATGTGCTATTAGACAGAAATATGATCCCCAAGATCTCCGACTTCGGCATCGCGAGAATGTTTGGAGGTGATCAGACAACTGAATATACCATGAAGGTCATTGGGACATA CGGCTACATGTCTCCGGAATATGCAATGGACGGCGTCTTCTCTATGAAGTCCGATATCTATAGCTTCGGTGTCTTGGTGATAGAGATCATCACTGGCAAGAGGAATCGAGGCTTTTACCATGATGAGCTTGATCTCAACCTCCTTGGTTAT GCGTGGATGTTGTGGAAAGAAGGTCGGGGTGTGGAGCTACTGGATGAAGCAATGGGCGGCACCTTTGACTACGATGTGGTGCTCAGATGCATACAGGTCGCTCTCCTGTGTGTTCAAGTGCATCCTAGGAGCAGGCCACTGATGTCCTCAGTTGTCATGTTGCTGAGCAGTGAGAACGCAACAATGCCAGAGCCAAACGAACCTGGAGTAAACATTGGGAAGATCACGTCTGACACTGAATCGTCTCAAACACAGACAGGAATCAGCTTAACAGAAACTGCAGTGGATGCTAGGTAG